GGAGCTGATCTTCTGTCAGCTTGCCTTCAGCACCGTGACCGTCTTCCTTGTCGCCCATTCCGGTTTCAAGGGAACCTAGAACACCCAATTCACCCTCGACCGAGATGCCGCCGAGATGCGCCATGTCGGTCACGGTTTTTGTGACGCCGACGTTGTAATCCCAGGACGCAGGAGTTTTGCCGTCCGCTTCCAAAGAGCCGTCCATCATGACGGATGTAAAGCCAGCCTGAATGGCTGTCATGCAGGTCTGAGCCGCATTGCCGTGGTCCAGGTGAACACAGACCGGGATGTGCGGGTAGATTTCGACAACCGCATCCATCATGTGCTTGAGCATAACATCATGTGCGTAGGCCCGTGCTCCGCGGGAGGCCTGAATGATCACTGGCGAATCGGTCTGGTCGGCTGCCGCCATGATGGCCAGCGCCTGTTCCATGTTGTTGATGTTGAATGCCGGCACGCCGTAATCGTTTTCGGCAGCGTGATCAAGCAGCTGGCGGAGTGTAATGCGGGCCATCTATGTCTCCCAGAAGCCGGTATCGCAGCATCCACATTAGGGTTGTATTACGATCCGGGTGTTGCGGTGCGTCAATCTCCGGTGGTTCTATCAAGAATCCGGCAGAGGAAAAGGGGCGAGAGGTTTCTTAAATCAATTTAATTTCAAGGCGATGCCGGTTTCTACCCGGTTGTGATTAATTTGACCTATGAATTAAATCATGCATTTTTCGAGGCTTCAGCCGCCAGCCTTGATCAGTGAGCTCACATCGATGATGGTTCCTGCTGGATCGCGCAAGATCATCCGTCGCTGTCCATAGGGCATGTCGCGCGGTGCTTCTATGATGTTTGCACCCAACTCCGATGCTCTGTCGTGAACCGCATCGCAATCGTCAACGACAAACGTCAAGATGATGCCTGCGGGTTGATGCCGGGCGGCCTCAGGCACAATCTCATGACTTGTGAGAAGTATACCAAGCTCCAAGCCCGTTCGATCAGGGGCCTCCAGGTTTACAAACCAGTCAGAAGAGAACTTCACCGTGTAACCCAGGAGCTTCTGATAAAAGGCCGCGGTGACCGCGACCTCTTCAGTCAGAATGTTTGTAAAAGCGCGCTGCATTTCAATCTCCCGAAGCGCTGTTGATCAGCTTTCCAAAGCCTTTACGCCCGGCAGTTCCTTTCCTTCAAGCCATTCAAGGAATGCGCCGCCTGCGGTCGATACATAGGAGAAATCGCTTGCAGCTCCTGCATGATTGAGTGCTGCCACCGTGTCACCGCCACCGGCAACAGAGTTCAGTTTGCCGGATTTGGTGTTCTCGGCAGCGTGCTTGGCAGCCGCCACAGTCGCAATATCAAACGGGGCGATTTCAAAGGCACCGAGGGGCCCATTCCAGACCAGGGTCTTGGCAGCGTCGATTTTCGACTTCACCACCTCAACGGACGCTGCGCCAACATCCAGGATCATGCCATCCTCAGGTATAGCGTCCACCGACACGGTTTCGTTGTCAGCGCCTGCCTTGAACTCCTTGGCGACAACGGCATCGACCGGCAGCACGATTTCGCAGCCAGCGGTTTCCGCAGCAGCCATGATCTTCTTTGCCGTGTCCGCGAGGTCATGTTCGCACAGCGACTTGCCGACATTGACGCCTTTGGCGGCCAGGAAAGTGTTGGCCATGCCACCGCCAATCACCAGCATGTTCACTTTGGCAACGAGGTTCTCCAGAAGGTCGATCTTGGACGAGACCTTAGCGCCGCCCACAACAGCCAAAACAGGGCGAACCGGTTCACCAAGCGCGGAGCCGAGTGCTTCTAGCTCTGCCTGCATCGTCCGGCCTGCATATGCTGGCAGAAGTTGGGCGATGCCTTCCGTCGAACCATGCGCCCGGTGGGCTGCGGAAAACGCGTCATTTACATAAACGTCGCCGTTGGCGGCGAGCGCTTTTGCAAACTCCGGATCGTTCTTTTCTTCGCCTTTGTGGAAACGGGTGTTTTCCATCAGAAGGACCTGGCCGCTTTGCATGACCGCAACGGCGCCGGCCGCTGAGGGGCCCATGCAGTCTTCCGCAAAGCCAACGGTCTTGCCAAGCAAGTCGGAAACGGCTCGCGCAACTGCTGCAAGGGACATTTCCTTCACCTTTTCTCCTTTTGGGCGGCCAAAGTGTGCAAGCAGAATGACCTTGGCGCCTTTTTCGGAGAGTTCCTTGATCGTTGGCAGAACCCGTTCGATACGGGTTGTGTCGGTGACTTTGTAATTGTCCATCGGAACGTTGAGGTCAACGCGTACGAGGACACGTTTGCCTGCAAGATCGGTGATGTCGTCGATTGTCTTGAAAGTCATGAGATCCACCTAGTTGTCAGGGGCGGGTTGAACTGGTTGTAACAGCGATGCCGATCCCGAAAAGGGTCAAGAGAACGCCGAAGGACCGTTCCATCCAGAGTTTTGCGCGGATGAATTGCTGGCGCACTGGCGGCAGCGTGAAGAAGAAGGTGACAAGCACGAACCAAAGGAATACGCCGCTGGCCATGATCACACCGTAGCTGACCTTGGTCCAAAGCGCTGTTTCCGGGGAGGTGACCTGCAGAAAGACGCTGAGAGCGAACATTGTCGCCTTGGGATTTGTCACGTTGGTGAAGAAACCCCAGCGCAGGGCCTTGAGCGGCGGCATACCGGCAAGTGCGCTGTCTGCGGGCATTTCCCTTGAAGCTGTCCGGTACATGGTGACGCCTAGAAACACCAGATAGGCTGCGCCGATGAGCTTGAGTGCGTTAAAGAGAAAAATGGACTGCGAGACGATCAGGCCGATCCCGGCAAGAGCGTAAGTAACGTGAACGCCCAAGGCGAGGGCGATGCCAAGTGCGGTCATGATACCGGCCAAACGACCGCCGATGAGCGCGTTGCGAAGGACAACGGCGAAATCGGGGCCAGGAACGATGGCAACAACAATCGTTAGTGAAATTACAGTGAAAAGCTCGAGCAAGCGTGCCCCCAGGTTGGATGTTTTAAGCAAACAAAAAGCGGATGCAGGAGACCTGCATCCGCCTATATGTCATAGCAGATGGCTGTCCATCCAGACCATGTATTAGATCAGTTTTGCCATCGCAATGGCTGTGTCTGCCATCCGGTTGGAGAAGCCCCACTCGTTGTCATACCAGGACAGCACCGACACCATCGTACCGTCCATGACCTTGGTCTGATCCATATGGTAGATTGAGGAGTGCGGATCGTGGTTGAAGTCGACGGAGACGTTCTTGTCTTCGGTGTAGCCGAGAACGCCTTTGAGCGCGCCGCCAGC
This window of the Roseibium alexandrii DFL-11 genome carries:
- a CDS encoding phosphoglycerate kinase; the encoded protein is MTFKTIDDITDLAGKRVLVRVDLNVPMDNYKVTDTTRIERVLPTIKELSEKGAKVILLAHFGRPKGEKVKEMSLAAVARAVSDLLGKTVGFAEDCMGPSAAGAVAVMQSGQVLLMENTRFHKGEEKNDPEFAKALAANGDVYVNDAFSAAHRAHGSTEGIAQLLPAYAGRTMQAELEALGSALGEPVRPVLAVVGGAKVSSKIDLLENLVAKVNMLVIGGGMANTFLAAKGVNVGKSLCEHDLADTAKKIMAAAETAGCEIVLPVDAVVAKEFKAGADNETVSVDAIPEDGMILDVGAASVEVVKSKIDAAKTLVWNGPLGAFEIAPFDIATVAAAKHAAENTKSGKLNSVAGGGDTVAALNHAGAASDFSYVSTAGGAFLEWLEGKELPGVKALES
- a CDS encoding VOC family protein encodes the protein MQRAFTNILTEEVAVTAAFYQKLLGYTVKFSSDWFVNLEAPDRTGLELGILLTSHEIVPEAARHQPAGIILTFVVDDCDAVHDRASELGANIIEAPRDMPYGQRRMILRDPAGTIIDVSSLIKAGG
- a CDS encoding LysE family translocator; this encodes MLELFTVISLTIVVAIVPGPDFAVVLRNALIGGRLAGIMTALGIALALGVHVTYALAGIGLIVSQSIFLFNALKLIGAAYLVFLGVTMYRTASREMPADSALAGMPPLKALRWGFFTNVTNPKATMFALSVFLQVTSPETALWTKVSYGVIMASGVFLWFVLVTFFFTLPPVRQQFIRAKLWMERSFGVLLTLFGIGIAVTTSSTRP